CGATGGCGCTCAGGTCCTCATCCGAGCGGAGCGGCTCGGACCACATGGGCGTGTCCTCGATGCGCACGGGCCCGAGGTCTTCCGGAAGCGCCTGCTCCGCCATGGGCACGGCGTGCGGTGCGCCCGGCCCGGAGGACGCCACCAGCTCGCGCGTCGGGGCCATGGAGCCGGAGACCGGAATGGCCGGCGTGAGCGGGACACGCGGCGCGGACGGCATCGCCCCGGGCTGCGGGGAAGGCCGGAGAGAAGCGCCCGCGGCCCGGAGCGCCCCCGAGCCCGGCTCCGCGGAGAGCACCGGAGACGCGGCGGGAGCACGGGGAGCCACCGGAGCGGGAGCGGGACTCCTGGGCGCGACCGGAGCCGAGAGCCCCGAGATGTCCACCGTGGGCGAGCCTCCCGGTGGCGAGAGCCGCTCCTTGCGCGACTCCTCGATGGCCTCCACGGCGACGGCGGGCCGGGTGGGCTCGTCCATGGACGAGGTGGGCACGGCCGGGCGTGTCTCGCCGTCATCGCGCACGGGAGCCCCCTCGCGCGTGCGCGGCGTGGGCCGGAAGGAGAGCGGCTCGAAGGAGCCCTCCGGCCGGCCCGTCTTCGACGACGGCTCCGCCGAGAGCCTCGGTGCGCCACCCTCCGGCGCGCCCATGCCCCCGGACTCCGGCTCGGGCGGACGCGCCGCTTCCCGGAGGCTTGCCAGCAGCCGCCGCTCTCCCTGGTACTCCGGGCCGAACAGCTCGTGCATGTACCGGCTGACGCTCTCCGGTCCCGAGGAGGGATCCAACTCCAGCAGGCAGGCGTTCAGCTTGCCGCGCAGCTCCTCCGCCGTCTGGAAGCGCTGGGCCGGGTCCACCGCCAGCGCCTTCATCACCAGCTGCGTCACCGCGGGTGGCGCGGACGGCACCACCTCGCCCAGTGGCTGCACGGTGGGCTGGGCCACCGCGGACATCAGCTCGCCCGGAGGCAGCAGATCGAAAGGGTTCCTCCCGGAGATGAGCTCGTACAGACACAGGCCCACCGCGTACAGGTCGCTGCGCCGGTCCACCGGCTGGTGCCGGGCCTGCTCCGGCGACATGTAGAGGAACTTGCCGAGGATGATGCTCGGGTTCGTCTTCGCCGCGCTCAGCCGGCTCTTGGCCAGGCCGAAGTCGATGACCTTCACCTCCCCCTCGTAGGAGATGAGGATGTTCTGCGGCGAGATGTCCCGGTGCACGAGGTTCAGCTCGCCCTCGTCATCCCCCTTCTTGCGGTGCGCGTAGGCGAGCGCGTCCAGCACCCGGCCCATCACGAACAGCACGAAGGTGAGCGGCAGCGGCTTCTGCCGGTCCCTCGCCCGCGCCGCCACCTTGCGCAGGTCCTTGCCGTCCACGTACTCGAGGGCCATGTACGCATCGCCCTCGTGCAGCCCCATGTCCAGCACCTGCGCGATGGAGCCGTGCGACAGCTTCACCAGCGTGCGCGCCTCGCCCACGAAGCGCTCGACGAACTCCGGGTCCGCCGCCAGCTGCGGCAAGATCTTCTTGATGACGCACAGCTTCTCGAAGCCCTGGGCGCCCTCCAGCCGTGCGAGGAAGATCTCTCCCATGCCGCCGGTGGCCAGCTGGGACAGCAGCGTGTAGCGGCCGAACGGCACCGGCCGGAACGGACGCAGTCGAGCGGTCGATGACGACGGATTCATGCCGGACGCTGGGCGCTCATGCTCGCAAGGGGGGCACCCATGCTCGCATTGTTCCGGGTCCGAGCGCGAGCCTCCGCCCAACCTTTTTCAGCACACCGTCCCACTTCAGCGCACACCGGGATTGGTGAGCTGGGGGATGTCCTCGTCCATGACCTCGAAGGCGGCGACCTTGTCGCGGGGGGCGCGGATGAGGCGCTCGCCGAGGGGGACGACGTCGAAGCGGGCGCCGATCACCGCGAGCGTCTTGCCGGTGATGAGCACCTGGCCGGGCATGCCGGTGGCCGCGAGCCACGAGGCCACGTTCACCCCCTCGCCCACGGCGGAATAGGAGGGGCGGGACTCGGGGCCCACGAAGCCCGCCAGGACGCGGGCGGTGTTGATACCGATGCGCAGCTCGCACCGCTCCTCCGCGGGGCGGCGGGCCATGTGGCGATCCCAGTCCTCGCGCAGGGCGAGCGCGGCCCGTACGGCGCGCACGGCGTCGTCCGGCTTGTTGGAGGCACCGAAGAGGCCGCGCAACGACTCGCCGAAGAAGGCCTCCAGGATGCCCTCGAAGCTGAAGACGAGCCCGCCCAGGCGTGCGTGGAAGTCGTTGAGCAGCTCGGTGGCGCGCACGGCGCCGAGCTTCGTGCTCAGCGCGCCGAAGCCGACGAGCTCGGCGTGGACGATGGTGAGGTTGCGCTCCTCCAACCCGGGCAGCTTGCCCCCGGTGCGCTGGGCCTCGGCCGCGCGCCGCTCGGCCAGCTCATGCCCGAGGAAGCGCTCCAGGTGGTGGCGCAGCGGAGAGGGCCCGGCCGAGGGGACGGAGAACTTCTGCACGCCCGAGGCCACCAGGTGGGCCACGGCGGTGCAGGTGTCGAGCATGATCTCCAGCTCGGTGTCGTTCTTCGCGGAGGTGTTGACGTAGAGGACGCCGGCGAAGGGAGACTCGAGCCCGATGGGGATGCAGAGCACCCGGTCCACCCCATAGAGGATGACGCTCTCGCGGCCGGCGAAGCGGCGGTCGTCGCGCACGTCCCCCACCACGAGCGCACGGCCCTCGCTGAGGGCCTGCTCGATGATGCCATCGGAGACGGGCACCTCGCCCTTGGCGAGCTTGCCGCGGTGGCGCACGGCGGCGGGCACGAGGACACCGGTGGAGTGGCGCAGCAGCACCACGGCGGTGGTGGCGTCGATGCGCTCGAGCACCCGGTCCATGGTGGCCTCGAGGAAGGCCGTCAGGGTGGTGGAGGTGGCGAGCGCCTCGGCGGTGTGGAAGAGGAGGAGGAGCGTCTCGTAGGCGCCGCGGGGAGCCTGGGGCGCCACGGGCGCGATGGGGGCGGCGGTGTCGAAGGGGCTGGAGAAGTTGTCGAGCGCCCTCAGCAGGTCCACGTTCTTGATGTTCTTGGCGAGGATGACGGAGGGCGCCACGTCCTCGCCATGGCCGAAGCGGCGCACGCCTCCGGCACCCAGGTCCACCATCTCGGTGGCGGCGTTCTCCACCTGGTTGGGCTGGCGCACCGAGAGGGTGTTCTCGCCCAGGGAGATGGTGTCGCCGGGGTGCAGGTCGATGGTGCCCTGCAAGGGCGCGCCGTTGACGCGGCTGCCGTTGCGGCTGCCGAGGTCCTCGATGCGCAGGTTGTCCCCCTCGGCCACGAGCCGGGCGTGCCGGCGCGAGACGAGATCGCCGCCGAGAACGATGTCGTTCTCATCCGCGCGGCCGAGGTGCGTGACGCCCTCGGGAAGCTCGTAGGCAGTGTCGAAGTAACCCGGGCCGTTGATGATGATCTGCCACATCGCGCCGGAGACATTACACGACCCGGCCGCTCCATTCGCCTGGAGGCGGCGCATTGACACGCGGAGTCAAATCCACCTCAGGGTGGCGCCAGGCCTTCAGCGGGGCCGGTGGATCCACACCGAGTCGTCCACCCGAGCCACCTTGAAGCTCTGCAATGGACGGGTGGCGGGACCGAGCAGGACCCGGCCATCCTCGCCGAAGCGCGAGCCGTGGCAGGGACACTCCAGGAGGGCCTGCCCGGGCACGTGGGTGACGTGGCAGTCGCCGTGCGTGCAGATGTGCCAGACGGCGGAGAAGCAGCCCGACGCGGTGTGAATCACCACCACGTCGAGCAGGGCCTCGGGGACGCGCACCACCGCGGAGCCGCCCCGCTTCCTCAGCGCCGGGTACTCGGTGAGCCTCACCTCCACCCAGCCCTCCTCGGGACGGCCAGGGGTGACGCCGCAGGCCTCGGCGTCGGAGAACGGGAGCACGGTGGCCTCCCGCCACTCGGGACCACAGCCGGAACAGAGCGCGGCGAGCGCACAGGTGCCGTGCAGCAGCGAGCCGAGCACGGCGCGCCGGTCCATTCCGGGGGTCTCTGGAGGCGGGGGCACGTGCATCACTTCCACTCGCAGAGGGGAGAGCCGTTCACCACCGCGACGGCGTCCAGGTCGAACCCGCCAGAGGTGAAACCGTAGCCGTTCTGCCCGCTGTCCCGGATGCGGATGAAGCGGGCCCGGGCCACACCGAGAGTGGACAGGTCGAAGCCGTCTCCCCCCGCCACGGACGGGTCCGTGGGGCTGATGCCGTTGTCCGGCGTGGAGAACACGTGCTTCACGCCCGCGCAGCCGGGGTAGCCGTGGGTCCCATCCGTGGGGTCGCAGGGGAACTCCCGCCACGTCTGGCCGTCCTCGCTCACCGCCACGAAGGCCGTCTCCGCGTAGTTGCTGAAGGCGTTCTCGAAGACGAGCAGGTCCACGCCGGGCCCATCCACCACACCAATATCGGTGAGCTCGAGGACGATCTCCCCCCGCTCACCGAGCGAGAGCACGTCCAACGAGCCCATGCCGGAGCCACCACCGCGGGGCGGTCCGAGCACGATGGTGGGGTAGCCGTCCTGGCCGAAGCCGGCGGAGTCGCCGGGCAGGAAGGAGACCACCTTGTCGGCGAACGGGTTGTTCTCACTCGCGCAGGCCACCGGGGCCACGGGGTCCTCCTTCTCCTCCTCGGAGGGACCCCCGCAGCCCGCGGCGAGCAGGCACAGGACGAGACAGGCGCTCGAGCGCGCCAGGGTGCCGTGCGTCTTCATGGCCCTTAGCGCTGCTGCAGGCGGACGAGCCGGCGGCCGTTCTTGTCCTTCACGCCGACGAGCAGATCCTCACCCATGGGAGCCATCGTCACCACGTTGGTGCAGGTGTTGCTGGTGGTGAGCACCGGCGTGAGGTCACCCGCGGTCACGGTGCTGGGGGTGATGCCGCCCAGCGTCAGCTCGATGCGGGAGACCTCCTTCGTGGCCGTGTAGGAACCGCGGTGCAGCGCCACACCCTTGCCGAAGCCCGCGACGCCCTGGAGGTCGTTCCTCGCGAAGATCTCGATCGCGTTGGGGTTGGTGAGCGCGAAGGTCGTCCCGCCCGTGATGGCCGGCGAGTAGACCGCAGGAGCCACGGCGGTCAGGTAGTTGATGCTGTCCCACGGATCAGAGGTCGAGGTATCGGAGGCCGCGTAGCCGAGCACGGCGACGTTGTCGCTCGTGACGGCCGAATAACCGCTGAAGGCGCCGGAGACCGGGAAGGTCGCCAGCTTCGAGCCCTGGAAGGGCTTGGTGTCCGTCCGCAGGGCATAGATGGCGTTGCCCCCCTCGGCCACGTCCTGGATGCCCACGCCGTTGATGAGGAAGGCGCCAGGCACGGCGGCGGCGGAGAAGTTGCCCGCGGCGGAGACGTAGCTGGTCTCGGCCGGAGTGACCGTGTCGTACACGAGGACCTTGCCGGGGAAGCCGGCCTCGCCCTTGGTGTAGCCGGTCAGCAGCCGGGTGCCATCGTTGGTGAGGTACCCACTCGGGAACGCGCCCATGTCCGCCTCGGGGATGACGGCCTGGAGGGGCGTGGTGCTGGAGGCGATGACCGGCCAGGTGCCGAGCGCGTAGAGGCTGTCATCGGCGCCATTGAAGCCGTACAGCTTGAAGTCGCTCCCACTGCGCACGGCGGTCACCGCGCCAATGCCGTCCGGGAGCGTCACGGACTCGGCGGCGACGAAGCCCGTCTGGAGCTGCAGCGTGCCGAGCTTCACGTCATGCGGCAGGTTCGTGCACGTGACGCCCGCGTCGGTGCCCGCATCCGTCCCGGCATCGGTGCCCGCGTCCGTCCCGGCATCGGTGCCCGCATCCGTCCCGGCATCGTTACCGGCATCGGTGCCCGCGTCGGCGATGTCCCGCTGCACGCAGCGGTTGTCCACGCACTCGTAGCGCTTGCCCTCGGCGGGAGCACCCTGCTTGTTCGCGCAGTCGGTCTGGTCGACGCACTCCTCTTCGCAGCCCGTGACCAGCACCCCCAGCGACAGGGCACCCAGCACCACCACGAAGCGGCCTAACCGCCCCGAACCCATCGTTCCCGTCTTCATTCGCGTCCTGCTCCTCGCCCCCTCGGGCGGAATGCCTTCGAGAGGAGCGGAAGCGGGATGCGGACCGGACACGGCCTGACGAGGACGCACACGGCGGCGCACCCGCTGCCTCCCCTCGGAGACCTCGGTGTAGTCCGTGCCACCGGCACGGGTCCTCGGCAGGTTTTCGGACTCACGGGCAGCGTGGCCTCGCGCGGAGGACACCTTGCCTACTGGCCGTCGCTTCCCAGCCCTCGGGTGAGGACCAGTGCATCCTGACGGTTTTCGTTCCCGTTCACCGCTGCGGGGCAGTCCCGGACTCGCACCGGGTTCCCTCGAGTCCCCACCAACAGGTGGAGGAACCGAAGACGGGGGGCGGGATATGGCGGCGGGGCATCTCTTGTCAACTGCGAGTACCGCGGGCGGGATTCGAACCCGCAACCTCTGCGTTCTGAGCGCAGCACCTCTACCAGGTTGGGCTACCGCGGCATGTGCTTCCACTGCTGGGACTGCGAAGAGCGGTCGGCGGGAGTCGAACCCGCGTTCTCCTGAGTGGCGCTCAGGGGCCTCACCTCTCGGCCACGGCCGCATGTTGCTGGAGCGCTCCCGCAGGGAATCGAACCCTGTTCACACGGTAGACGGCCGTGCTGCGATCCAATCGCATCCGAGAGCTTGTGCTGCGTGTACCCCGTACGGGAGTCGAACCCGTCTTTCCGCATTGAGAGCGCGGTGTCCTCGCCGATAGACGAACGGGGCGGCAGAGCAGGACCCGGAAAAGCGAAAGGCCGGGTCCCTTTCTGGGAGCCCGGCCTCTGAGTCCACGCCTCGTCTGGGACGAGGTCGCGAAAGCTTCAGAGTCCGGGCGGTAGACCACCCGTCGGCTCCAGGCCGAGCAGGAGATCCAGAGCGGTATCCAGACCGGGACGCGTCAGCGCGTCGATGCCAGCGTCAGTGTCGTTGAGGTGCTTGAGGTTCATCGGGCTGTTCTTCGTCACCGTCGTCATGGTCACCGCTCCTTTCATTCAGAAATGACGCGGCTCGAATTCCTTCCTGACAACGCCCGCTCACGTCTGGAGCGATTGACAAAAGGACCTGCCCCCACTACCGCTCGCGCGCAGGGAGGCCCCTTGCCGCAACGTTCGCAGCTCTTCGCCATTCGTGCTTCTCCAGGGTGGGTTGCCCTGCTCGTCGCGTGGTCGCTCCTCGGCGGCGCGGCCTGGGCACAGACCCCCGTCGTGCAGGCGCCCCTCGGGGGCAACCCCCTGCTCCTTCCAGGCAGGGTCGTCTGCGGCCCGGCGACGGAGGGCTGGACCGTGGGCGAGGATTCACGCTCCGTCCGCCCGCCCCGGGCAGGCAGTGGGCGCGTGGGCCAGCCGGTGATGCTCCAGGTGGCGCCGGCCGCGAGCGGTTGCACGGGCACCCAGGAGACGCTCACGCTCGTGGCCACGGGGGCCTTCCCCGAGGTCGAGCCGGCGAGCGTGCTGCTGGCCGCGGACGAGGGGCGGCTCGAGCTGCGCGGGCGGGGGCTCGCGGGAGCGCAGGTGTTCTGGCCGGGCCCCACTCGCGATGCGCGGCTGGAGCACGAGGCGTGCATCGACGCCGGACCCTCGGAGCTTCCGCAACCGTGCGTGTTGCCGGTGCGCCGCGGTGTGCCGGCGGACGTGCCGCTCTTCCTGCTGCCGGCGGGGGCGCGCTTCGGTGACGGCGTCCTCACGTTCAACGCCTCGGGCCGGCAGCTCGAGCCCTCGGAGCTGCAGTTGCGCCCGAGCCGCGTCATCCTGGCCTCGGTCCTGCCGGGAGTGCCCGCCCTGGATCTCTCCACCGGAGAAGGGCGTCTGGCGCTGCCGCACCCCGAGGCCATCGCCGCCGTCGACTGTGGCCCCGCCCGCTGCGAGCTGAGCGAGGGCGGCGTCTTGGTGCGCGCCGTGCCGGGCCTCGTCACGAGCCTGGGCCTCCGGGTGCGCCTGGTGCCCCGGGTGTTCGTCTCGCGGGGGGAGGCCCTCGAGAGCAACGCCTCCGCGGTGCTGCAACTCCTGCACTGCCCGGTGGAGCTCGTGTCGGGGCCGCCGCTGAGAA
The sequence above is drawn from the Archangium gephyra genome and encodes:
- a CDS encoding FHA domain-containing protein, which gives rise to MWQIIINGPGYFDTAYELPEGVTHLGRADENDIVLGGDLVSRRHARLVAEGDNLRIEDLGSRNGSRVNGAPLQGTIDLHPGDTISLGENTLSVRQPNQVENAATEMVDLGAGGVRRFGHGEDVAPSVILAKNIKNVDLLRALDNFSSPFDTAAPIAPVAPQAPRGAYETLLLLFHTAEALATSTTLTAFLEATMDRVLERIDATTAVVLLRHSTGVLVPAAVRHRGKLAKGEVPVSDGIIEQALSEGRALVVGDVRDDRRFAGRESVILYGVDRVLCIPIGLESPFAGVLYVNTSAKNDTELEIMLDTCTAVAHLVASGVQKFSVPSAGPSPLRHHLERFLGHELAERRAAEAQRTGGKLPGLEERNLTIVHAELVGFGALSTKLGAVRATELLNDFHARLGGLVFSFEGILEAFFGESLRGLFGASNKPDDAVRAVRAALALREDWDRHMARRPAEERCELRIGINTARVLAGFVGPESRPSYSAVGEGVNVASWLAATGMPGQVLITGKTLAVIGARFDVVPLGERLIRAPRDKVAAFEVMDEDIPQLTNPGVR
- a CDS encoding ubiquinol-cytochrome c reductase iron-sulfur subunit codes for the protein MDRRAVLGSLLHGTCALAALCSGCGPEWREATVLPFSDAEACGVTPGRPEEGWVEVRLTEYPALRKRGGSAVVRVPEALLDVVVIHTASGCFSAVWHICTHGDCHVTHVPGQALLECPCHGSRFGEDGRVLLGPATRPLQSFKVARVDDSVWIHRPR
- a CDS encoding serine/threonine protein kinase translates to MNPSSSTARLRPFRPVPFGRYTLLSQLATGGMGEIFLARLEGAQGFEKLCVIKKILPQLAADPEFVERFVGEARTLVKLSHGSIAQVLDMGLHEGDAYMALEYVDGKDLRKVAARARDRQKPLPLTFVLFVMGRVLDALAYAHRKKGDDEGELNLVHRDISPQNILISYEGEVKVIDFGLAKSRLSAAKTNPSIILGKFLYMSPEQARHQPVDRRSDLYAVGLCLYELISGRNPFDLLPPGELMSAVAQPTVQPLGEVVPSAPPAVTQLVMKALAVDPAQRFQTAEELRGKLNACLLELDPSSGPESVSRYMHELFGPEYQGERRLLASLREAARPPEPESGGMGAPEGGAPRLSAEPSSKTGRPEGSFEPLSFRPTPRTREGAPVRDDGETRPAVPTSSMDEPTRPAVAVEAIEESRKERLSPPGGSPTVDISGLSAPVAPRSPAPAPVAPRAPAASPVLSAEPGSGALRAAGASLRPSPQPGAMPSAPRVPLTPAIPVSGSMAPTRELVASSGPGAPHAVPMAEQALPEDLGPVRIEDTPMWSEPLRSDEDLSAIEPSSDSRPAPPLPYEAGEQEAGAWESQPGWEASGQEPDAAPEEDEGGVSTVTGEALGDSEDIGLADTNPRMQRPSGHEDTQPRVVLQDVYRQDTQPRVVLDESLTRDSDEEVSQGGKTKRPRRRVTSTGTPVVSPRPTTGSTPRMAPVTARNHEEREAPNSRRVEAEPPVRPEITRRTSVPARPFPWGLLTVVVILLLVGGGLSAAVFMQAPHEEAPVEPPPARPLFQEKKAAQAPAPAAGEPPAVADSAPAASAANTENPGTPAPAPVPDTAPAEALAAAPGAAPGAAPTGDTSAPVGELSPDESLLAPLAAPSSATASASSKRQVQRKRTSSRGQSMLQKEWVRTRTAYKALTRIYACESLDLLCSRYEDLESEVVGMGDVESAELLGKVRALQREIQRRKKGS